A stretch of DNA from Aurantiacibacter atlanticus:
GATCGTCATTTCGGCCCATGGGACAGCGTGGCGGATAACCACCCCTTCTACGGCGACACCGAATGGCCCGAGGGTGCGGGCTTCTATCCGGCTGATCTGACCCGCGAAGAATTTGACGCCTATCTCGAAGCCTATCCCGACCAGCGCAACGCCTTGATGAGTCCTTATACAATTGTGCGACGCGACGGCGAAACCTTCACCGCTATTCCCTATAGCGAGGCTTATGCAGAATTCCTCGAGCCGGCTGCAGAACTGCTGCGCGAAGCTGCGGGAATCACCACCAATGCCAGTCTGAAGCGCTTCCTCACCTTGCGCGCTGACAGCTTCCTTTCAGACGATTATTACGAAAGCGAAATGGCGTGGATGGACCTGGAGGACACGCCCATCGAAATCGCCATTGGGCCGTATGAAGTCTATACTGACCGCCTCTATGGCACAAAGACAGCGTTCGAAAGCTTCGTAACGTTGAAAAACCCTGCTGAAAGCGCCGCGCTTGATCGGTATGTCGGCTATTTGCGTGACATGGAGGGTAACCTCCCCATCGATTCGCAATATCACAATTTCGCGCGCGGTTTTGAAAGCCCGATTGCGGTCGCGGATCAGATCCATGGCGGCGGCGATAATGTACCCGGCGTGCAAACAATCGCCTTCAACCTGCCAAATGACGAACGGGTGCGCGAAGCCAAAGGCGCGAAGAAAGTGATCCTGTCCAATGTGCTGGGCGCGAAGTTCGACATGATTCTCGATCCGATAGCCGATATCGTGCTGGCGGAAGAACAGGCGGCGCTGGTTAGCCGCCGCTACATGCAATTGTTCACCCTGTTCCACGAATTGTCGCACTCGCTCGGCCCTGGTAGCATTACTGTAGAGGGCCGTGAGACCACGGTGCAGGAAGAATTGCGTGAGCAATATTCCGCGCTGGAAGAGAGCAAGGCCGATGTCATGGGCATTTACAACCTCATCTACATGATGGAACGTGGTGAATTGCCCGCAGCCGAGAAGAGCGAACTGCTAGCGACCTATTTCGCCGGCCTGTTCCGCTCCATGCGCTTCGGCATCGAAGAAGCCCACGGCAAGGGTGCAGCGGCACAATATGGCTTCCTGCTCGACTATGGCGCCTTCGCCTGGGACGCCGATGCAGACCACTTCGTGATCGACGAGGCAAAGCTGGAGAGCGGCTTGACAGAACTGCTGCGTACCGAACTGATGTTGCAAGCAACTGGCGACTATGACGGTACAGTCGCGTTCTTCGAGCAACATGCGCATTTGGACGAGCACGCCGAGGCCGCGATTGCGGGGATGGCCAGCATTCCGGTGGATATTCGCCCGCTTTATCCGGATGAGATTTGAAGGAGATGCAATTTTTTGGCCGACACCTTGCTGCCGCATTAGCATAGACCGTAGAACTTCCGTTTCTCTCAGGTGATGGTGGAAAGGCCGCGAAGGCGGATGATCACTATACGAAGGCTGGCCCCGTCCTGCACCTCTCGTTACAGGGCTATGCATGAAAAGCCTGTCGCCAACCCACAATTCTCCATTCAGCGTCGCAGCGCTCTACCGTTTCGCGTCCTTCTCCGACCCGGAAAGCTTGCGCGCGCCGCTCCAGAAGCTTTGCGAAGACAATGCCATTCGCGGCACCTTGCTGCTCGCCCATGAGGGTATCAATGGCACAATAGCGGGGTCGCATGAGGGCATCGCCGCAGTGCTCGATCACATCCGTACTTTGCCCGATTGCTCCGATATCGAGGTGAAATTTTCAAGCGCCGAGAAAATGCCGTTCCACCGCATGAAGGTGCGGGTGAAGCCGGAAATTGTGACGATGGGGCAGTCAGCGCTCGATCCGGTAAACAATGCAGGCACCTATGTCGATCCGCAGGACTGGAATGATCTGATATCCGACCCTGGCACTATCGTGATCGACACGCGGAATGATTATGAGGTCGCTGTCGGTCAGTTCGAAGGTGCCGTGAATCCGAAAACGCCGACGTTCAGCGATTTCCCCGAATGGTTCCAGGCAGAGCGAGAGCGGTTGCTGGCTAAGAATGACGGCACGGCGCCCAAGGTCGCAATGTATTGCACCGGCGGCATTCGCTGTGAAAAATCGACCGCCTTCCTCGCCAGCGAAGGCGTGGACGAAGTGTTTCACTTGAAGGGCGGCATTCTCAAATATCTGGAAACCGTGCCTGAAGAAATGAGCCTGTGGCGCGGCGAATGTTTCGTTTTCGATCAGCGGGTGAGTGTTGGCCATGGGCTGACACAGGGCAGCTATGGGCTCTGCCACGCCTGCCGCCTGCCGGTCAGCGCCGAAGACCTTGCAAGCCCGCTTTACGAAGCAGGGGTCAGTTGTCCCGCCTGCCACGATCAGCGGACCGAGCAGCAGCGCGAATCCTATCGTGAGCGGCAAAAGCAGCAAGTGCTTGCAAGGCAGCAGGGCCGTGAACATGTGGGCGCGGTGCTGACCAAGAAGAAAAAAACCGACGATGTCTGACCGCGTGCTCTACAGTTTTCGCCGCTGCCCCTACGCGATGCGCGCCCGCATGGCGCTGGTCGTCAGTGGAACGCGGTGCGAATTGCGCGAGGTGAAACTGTCGGACAAGCCGCAGGCGATGCGCGATGCCTCTCCCAAGGCCACCGTTCCGGTGCTGGTTCACGGCGATGGCACCGTGCTGGATCAGAGCATCGACATCATGCGCTGGGCGCTGGGCCATACCGATCCCGAGGGCTGGCTGGAACGCGATGATGCGGAGTTGATCGCCGCCAATGACGGGCCGTTCAAACACGCTCTCGATCGCTATAAATATCCCGATCGCCATGACAGCGACCCGGTGGCTCACCGCGAAGCGGGCGTGAAATACCTGCGCGAACTCGAAGCGCGGTTGGAGAAGGGCGCCCAGCTATGCGGCGAAACGCGCGGGTTGGCCGATGCGGCAATCATGCCATTCGTCCGCCAATTCGCCGCGACCGACCGCGAATGGTGGGGCAAGGTCGATCTTCCACGCGTGAAGCAATGGCTGGCCGATCACCTGGAATCCGATCTGTTCAAGACCGTGATGCAGCGAGAAAAGCCATGGCAATCGGGCGATGCGCCGATTGCCTTGGCGCTTTGACCCAGCCGCTCTAATCCAGCCGCGTCACCCAACCGTGCGTGTCTTCGACGCTGCCGCGCTGAATGCCGACAAGCTTTTCGCGCAGGGTGCTGGTCAAATGCCCCGGTCCACCGCTGCCGATGGTGAACTCCCCATCGCGTCCAGCAACCTTGCCAACCGCCGTCACTACCGCTGCCGTTCCGCAGGCGAAGGTTTCGACCAGTCTCCCGCTCGCGGCATCATCGCGCCACTGGTCGATCGAATACATTTCCTCACGCATGTCGAGGCCCTGTTCGCGGGCGAGGGTAATGATCGAATCGCGCGTGATACCCGGCAGGATCGTGCCGCGTAATGGCGGAGTGATGACCGAATCATCATCGAATACGAAGAACAAGTTCATACCGCCGAGCTCTTCAATCCACTTATGCTCTGCAGCATCAAGGAACACGACCTGATCGTGGCCCTTTGCAAATGCCTCGCCCGTGGGGACTAGGCTGGCTGCATAATTGCCACCGCATTTCGCTTCACCCGTGCCCCCGGGCGCGGCGCGGGTAAAATCGCTGACCCACACGGATACCGCCGGCGCGCCGGATTTGAAGTAATTTCCTGCGGGTGAAAGGATCACAAGAAATTTGTATTTTGTCGCCGGACGCACGCCGAGGAAATGTTCATTGGCGAACATAAAGGGGCGGATATAAAGCGAGCCGCCTCCCACCGAAGGAAACCAGTCGGCATCGGCTTTTACTACTTGGCGTACCGACTCGATAAACACATCTTCCGGCAGTTCCGGCATGGCGAGACGCGCTGCAGACTTATTAAACCTCTTGGCATTCGCATCGGGGCGGAACAGCGCCATCGT
This window harbors:
- a CDS encoding dipeptidyl-peptidase 3 family protein — translated: MRRALAILMLATAPIALISACTPAAQEASAQGYDMSASRATIADVDMAPETSYLSNEERQVVNLLIEASGYMDEIYLRQRGADLPEMRAEIEASGDADTLDMFDRHFGPWDSVADNHPFYGDTEWPEGAGFYPADLTREEFDAYLEAYPDQRNALMSPYTIVRRDGETFTAIPYSEAYAEFLEPAAELLREAAGITTNASLKRFLTLRADSFLSDDYYESEMAWMDLEDTPIEIAIGPYEVYTDRLYGTKTAFESFVTLKNPAESAALDRYVGYLRDMEGNLPIDSQYHNFARGFESPIAVADQIHGGGDNVPGVQTIAFNLPNDERVREAKGAKKVILSNVLGAKFDMILDPIADIVLAEEQAALVSRRYMQLFTLFHELSHSLGPGSITVEGRETTVQEELREQYSALEESKADVMGIYNLIYMMERGELPAAEKSELLATYFAGLFRSMRFGIEEAHGKGAAAQYGFLLDYGAFAWDADADHFVIDEAKLESGLTELLRTELMLQATGDYDGTVAFFEQHAHLDEHAEAAIAGMASIPVDIRPLYPDEI
- a CDS encoding rhodanese-related sulfurtransferase, with the translated sequence MKSLSPTHNSPFSVAALYRFASFSDPESLRAPLQKLCEDNAIRGTLLLAHEGINGTIAGSHEGIAAVLDHIRTLPDCSDIEVKFSSAEKMPFHRMKVRVKPEIVTMGQSALDPVNNAGTYVDPQDWNDLISDPGTIVIDTRNDYEVAVGQFEGAVNPKTPTFSDFPEWFQAERERLLAKNDGTAPKVAMYCTGGIRCEKSTAFLASEGVDEVFHLKGGILKYLETVPEEMSLWRGECFVFDQRVSVGHGLTQGSYGLCHACRLPVSAEDLASPLYEAGVSCPACHDQRTEQQRESYRERQKQQVLARQQGREHVGAVLTKKKKTDDV
- a CDS encoding glutathione S-transferase, which gives rise to MSDRVLYSFRRCPYAMRARMALVVSGTRCELREVKLSDKPQAMRDASPKATVPVLVHGDGTVLDQSIDIMRWALGHTDPEGWLERDDAELIAANDGPFKHALDRYKYPDRHDSDPVAHREAGVKYLRELEARLEKGAQLCGETRGLADAAIMPFVRQFAATDREWWGKVDLPRVKQWLADHLESDLFKTVMQREKPWQSGDAPIALAL
- a CDS encoding branched-chain amino acid aminotransferase, translating into MEFTRLPHSAPVPGATRDQAIADPGFGTVFTDHMISIDYDAGKGWHSPTLGPREPILLDPAASVLHYAQEIFEGMKAYRLEDGTMALFRPDANAKRFNKSAARLAMPELPEDVFIESVRQVVKADADWFPSVGGGSLYIRPFMFANEHFLGVRPATKYKFLVILSPAGNYFKSGAPAVSVWVSDFTRAAPGGTGEAKCGGNYAASLVPTGEAFAKGHDQVVFLDAAEHKWIEELGGMNLFFVFDDDSVITPPLRGTILPGITRDSIITLAREQGLDMREEMYSIDQWRDDAASGRLVETFACGTAAVVTAVGKVAGRDGEFTIGSGGPGHLTSTLREKLVGIQRGSVEDTHGWVTRLD